Genomic window (Magnolia sinica isolate HGM2019 chromosome 10, MsV1, whole genome shotgun sequence):
ggcaaggccaaccttgtggcagacgcgttgagccacaaaaagacgatagcatttgcggctTCACTGATGATAGCGgaatgggatatggtagagtttgtacgagactttgagcagaaacttacggtggaagagccattcgagagcatcgcacatattcgggttTAGCCACTTATTGGTGACAGGATCATCGCGGCTCAGACAGACGACGAGCTAttgatgaagatgagagagcagcttAGTGATGATGTAGACTTAGAATGGAGaattggtatggatgggggtttacgttatcgtggccgcctatgcgtcccaaacctttgtgacctgaggaaggaagttctcgaggctgctcaTAATTCGAGGATGTCAATGCATCctagcagtacgaagatgtaccgcgacatgaagcgttcgtactggtgggacaacatgaaggcccacatagcagagtatgtatcacgttgtctcacatgccagtaggTTAAGGCTGAATACcgtcgacctcctggactgcttcagcccatgcccatagctgaatggaaatgagacttcatctctatggattttatctcagggctgccgaagatgaggaagggacatgactctatctAGGTGATTGAGgactggttgacgaaatcggcctattttctccctatcagagtttcgaactccgtagatgagttggccaggttgtacgtctgcatggagttcctctagagattgtgtcggactgagacacacgattcacatctatcttctggactcgtatccaggaagcaatgggtgtgaaattgaagttcagtaccgcgttccacccacagactaacgggcagatggaacgggtaaacCAGGTGTTGGAGGACATGTTACAAGCTTGTGTActagatttcaaggatagttgggatgactgtcttccttatgccgagttcgcttacaacaacagctttcaggcaagtattggcatggctccctacgaagcactgtatgggcgcccatgtaaaGCACCGTATTGCTgggtagaggttggcgagaagagcctgattagccccgagttagttcaggcgacttcagagaagattgacattatcaggcatcgacttctgacagtacagagcaaacagaagagctacgctgatatgaggcggcggcagctagagttcgaggttggggaccatatgttcttgaaggtttccccaatgaagggagtccttcaatttggaaagaaggggaagctcgcgcctagattcattggcccattctagatccTAGATCGAGTTGGTGTGGTGGCacaccgccttgctttgcccacaccactcgtaggcattcacaacgtatttcatgtatctatgctgaagaaatacgttcctgatccttcccacattatcaagtgagagcaatgtagttgagtgaggatgctacttatatactgcgaTCGATGCGTATTCTGGATAAGAAGGAGCAGGTGTTAcgcagtaaggtgattccacttgtgaaggttctgtgAACACACCACACTgaagaggaggctacttgggaaacagaagctaaagttcgaaagaactaccctcagattcttgaggagtacaaaaggaactaatttcaaggatgaaattttttcttaaggggggtagattgcaacatctcaaaaaaatccgtacaaaaacccgagtttcacctcaggcagaaatcactcaggaccaaatcctttagaaattagacgagaattaactgaGTGTTAAACGGGATTTTTTGTGAAATTAGCTtagatcactttaaatacgatctgcaagacccaaaacttgtagagtcattaaCGCTACAGTGCCctgaaacttaggatcaatctctaaacccggttgctcttgggagcaccttGAAAATCCGTATCGAACCtaaaccgcacgtcgaaagtcaaATTTTCGTGAAACTATACAACTATGACCGctttgctgggcttgacaaccatctcggaaatcaagtcctaatagtatccagaaacgcacaacttgagcccagagcaaagtgtgtgagaaacgcgaatatctttagaaaatgaattcagatttaagtaaattgagtcattcacttacaggctaaatataaggattcagaccgtcagaatctgacccaattacaccatcagaacaggaaaaatttccaatacatgtcagtgtacttatggccctgatcaagtggcaatgaccgttgatctgaaactggtccgccacggtcgatttgtaaatccgatcggactgaaaacttaactcgacctagatctaATGTAAGGGAGCTAAATTCCGACcacatgtggaaaaggggcctccagatgtgctccgctGGACCGAAACGAccagtctttggctataacctaagtataccatggccctggggccattctcatcagttctgggcttatataagggcctaaacccccccctctctcattccatacgaattcttaaccctaggagagagaagagagaaggaaagagagagaaagtgagggagaAAGTGGGAGACCGTCCCTAGGATCCTTCCCTATCGCTCCATGGGCTAAATCAACCCTCCGgcatcgctataccggcgatccTGATTCCATTTTCAGGTAAGAAAACctgaaaacctaaccctaatctactttagggtttcaaatagtgtaagtaatgaaatagctaacctatctcaTTCTATAGGTGGCTGTCTTGCCGTAGACGAAGACTTGACATACagactgagttcgatacttgtttatcgacgaaaggtgcagactataaacgtttaggttgtggttttcaaggctttcaatgtcagtcaatgatttatgactgacttgagtgctatcacatatgcgtagttaggatgtttcaacatattacacatttatgtaggttaggctattttgaatgcattctaagtgtttgttaaaatgtttgaatgaatatggaattgtgatttgtgcttgctatgattattgattgctaatacatgatcgttgtgcgtGTGGAAACTCTTATGTaagaggatttgctataacacgtcttttaactgatttattacatgtatgtaatatgtgtagactaagtgtttggtaaaatgcctgaatgagaaaatgctggtttaaatgtaagtaatgagggtgttaagataggattctcaatccccttaactatggttatagtattCTTTTTATAACCTATCATACTACTATGTgctgtatggatgaaatgtctgtgtatgtgtgtagtatgtgtttgttaaattgctcaagtagGATTTATATACGATttcagttgtcacatgctgttttggattactataggtaaatgctattgtttggaatgtgattggggctacgacgtagtccaggcgattggtaatgatttccaagttagtggccgaggttgtttcgccagaccagacacgttcgaggaatccgagtcatacgctgcttgtcgacagtggttaggccacgcggagtgcttgcgcgctccatgttgatcagctcgacgtatgctcgtaccagttgagcttgtcaagtaaccggATTGGCCCGAtaaatgttcaccatgtatggacgctacttcttgaatctaaggtaccaaactcaccagtggaaacccgtttaaccttggtacctcgatccgctaagactcatgagccgggcatggtggtatgggacactatggtcatgctgtcagcttacgctggggtgacgagcctccccatagtgaccagtgagcaacccaaactcatgagtcgaatacggtggtatgggacactgtattcgagctgttggcctatgatcaggtgacgagcccgtagtgacttCGAGGGTATGctagaaactacgttgaggtgatgagcctttacgtaataaactagagtataaaccaggcctgcgctgaggtgacgagcctctctataACAGCCTgaaaactgcctatcgtatgtgactgctaggattgacgaccctagatggatcaatgtttgggtatacgatataaagggaggtgtcttagcttcccaatcttgctgtatgaaaaggtctaataagaagtcggtaatcatgctcatgcaccgcattgcctgtgcctttggcgttggtgttgagcacagaggaaggggtgcatgccgcgaccgtaagtggaagatcgcagagggagtacaggcgagggcatgcatcattaatatatatcagttttgcattaaccaaagtacttagggatgcttgattgtattgctttatcattactgcttgattgaattgataacatgttaacctttgccttatagctccactgagttgatcactcactcccacgttctgggacagtgttttaaacaccaaccagactctgtcttagctgtaggTGATAgtgatgcttatgaggcagagctggACTATTACGATAACGAGGAGGAGTTCTtgtatatgcaactctctggtgggtctatgtagacctagagttgcgctgacggggctacagggttttggatagagaacattacactttctaatttttgcatatttttgaattaaacttgtaattgtTTACCTAGTGACagtcatactctgagggcttactattacttttgtacagtttatatacatacCATAGTCTTCCGCTAGTATACTTtaattacctctggagtatgatatgttgttttggtataatctcattcatgtttaagacactaatacggacaacatttaatcatcattatctatgttacataagtgatgcgttggaactcaggagttgagtctatgctcgaccctcgattttcagggcgttacacgcatacaacaatcatgtatcctcaaTTAACAATCATTGCAAGCACAAtttataattccatattcattcaaacattttaacaaacacatggaatgcattatattcaacatagttcatatatatatgtgtaatacacggaaaacaccgtatctaagcacatttgatagcaatcaagtcagtcataaatcactaactgacattgaaagccttgaaaaccataacctaaatgtttatagtccgcacctttcgtcagtacgTCGATTATGAACTCGGCTTGTACATTGCGCCTTTGTTtatagcacaacggctacctatagcatgaaataggttagctatttcactggtctacctatttggatacctaaaaccataacctaaacgtttatagtttgcacctttcgtCAGTACACCGATTACGAACTCGGCTCGTACACTGTGCCTTTGTTTATAGCACAATAACTACCTattgcatgaaataggttagctatttcaccggtctacctatttggatacctaaaacagattagggttaggattccttacccaaaaatggagtcgaaactgctggtatagcgacacggaagaaGGAaccagcacgtggagtggtgggaatgaatctcAGTAataaaccacaactctctctcacttctcctcactctttccttctcttttctctcttctctctcctagggtttaggaaattcgtatggaatgagagaggggtgggttaaggcccttatataggcccagaagtggttCAAATGGctctagggccatggtatacttaggttatagccaaagggcatctATTTCGGGCTAacgaagctcatctggaggtccatttcctgtaTACGGTCCGGAGAAAGTTTTCTttcaatggatctatgctaggttaaagtttcggtccgatcagatttgtagatcgaccgtggaggaccagtttcagttcaacgaccatcgtcactcgatcagggccacaagtacactgttatgtgtaggaaaattttcctgatccaagggtgtagttgggtcagaatctgacggtctgaaaccttaaatttgactTGCAAGTGAacaacccaatttacttaagtttgagttcattttctaaagatatttctgtttctcacacacttcgctccacgCTCAAGtagtgcatttctggatactatttggacttgattccagagatggttgtcaagcccagtaaggcggtcataaccgtatagcttCACATTAATCAAACTTTCAGCACGCGGTGCAGGTCAGATACGAAGTTTCAaaatactcccgagagcaactaggttttgagattgatcctaggtttttaagtaacgtAGTGCTAGCGATTCTGCTggtttttgggtcttgcagttcatatagaaagtgattcgaactaactcgcagattaattcagtttagtacttaattaattttcgtctaatttctaaaggattcagtccttagtgaCTTTTGCCTGAgctagtactcgggtctttgtacggattttttcgagacgttacaatctaccccccttaaagaaaaatttcattcttgaaattttgtaccttttcatattcctcgagaatctgagggtagttcttgcggacctcggtttctgtttcccaagtagcctcttccttagtgtggcgcgtccatagtaccttcataagcaggataaccttactgcgcaatacctgttccttcctgtctaggatacctttggtcgcagtacataagtagcatcttcactcaactgtacctgctcccatttgataatgtgggatgggttaggaatgtatttcttcagcattgatacataaaatacgttgtgcacacctgcgagtggtgtggacaAAGTAAGGCGGCACGCTACCGCACCCATTCAGTCCAGTATaaggaatgggccaatgaatctcggcatgAGTTTTCCCTTTTTtccaaactgaaggactcccttcctgggggaaaccttaagaaacacatggtccccaacctcaaactctggCGGTCGCCGCATCGTATcgacgtaactcttctgtctgctctgtactACCcaaagtcgacgcctgataatgttgatcttctctaaggtcacctgtactaactctgggccaattaaactcttctcaccaactctACCCAGCAATGCAGCGCTCGATAGGGGTgcccatacaaggcttcgtagggagccatgccaatactcgcttgaaaactgttgttataagcgaactcagtataaggaagacagtcattccaactgtccttgaaattaagCACATAAGCAcgtaacatatcttctaacacttGATTCACCTGTTCCATCTgccagtctgtgggtggaacgcggtgctgaactttagtttcacacccattgcttcctggatacgagtccagaagatagatgtgaatcgcgtgtctcggtccgacacaatctccataggaactccatacagagcactatctccttgatgtacagcctgaccagatcatctgctgagtttaaaactctaatagggagaaaatgagctgatttcgtcaatcggtccacaatcacccaaatggagtcatgtcctttTCTCGAATTTGGTAACCCTAAAATGAAttctatagagatgaaatctcatttccattcagctatgggcatgggctgaagtaatccaggaggtcggcgatgttcagccttgacctgttggcatgtgagacaatggcATACATAGTCGGccatgtgggccttcatgttgtcccaccagtacaagcgcttcatatctcgatacatcttcgtactaccaggatgcatcgccatcttcgaattgtgatcagcttcgagaacttcccttctcaagtcataaagatttgggacgcataggcggccacgataacgtaaacccccatccgtaccaactctccattcagagtcttcatcgtcactagctcgcTTTTTCTACTctactaaccattcatcttccccctgAGCCATTATGATTCGGTCTGGCtgcacacgaatatgtgcgacactctcgaacggttcctctaccgtaagtttctgctcaaagtctcacacaaactctaccatgttccatccATCGATTATCAGTGGAGCTgtaaatgctatcgtcttcttacggctcaaAGCATCTGCTACAGGGTTGGCCTTGCCGGGTTGGTAGGAaatctcaaacttgaagtctttcaaggtttccatccaccatCGTTGCATCATATTCAAGTTTctttgtgtgaatatgtatctgaggcgttgtggtcgcaaaagagctcgaactcttctctatagaggtaatgtctccagagctttaatgcaaagatgacagccGTTAACTTTATgtcgtgcatagggtagttttcctcatgcttcctcaactgtcgcgatgcataggcaatcactgtCCTTCTACATCAGAACATAACCCAAATCGACACGAGAGGCATCATGTaaatggtatatctgaccccctgctctggcaatactagcacgggtgtggatgttaacttgtccttcagttcttgaaaggctgcttctgccttctcattccaggcaaacttgagatccttccgagtgagctgggacaacggtctggctatcttggaaaaatctctaATGAAACGACGATAGTAACCTACCAGGCCAAggaactcctcacttcagtaaccgaaccgggctgctcccagtcccgAACTGcgatcaccttagcaaggtccacggctattccttccttgggcacaacatgtcccaggaacttgattcttctttctagaagtcacacttcttgtactgggcaaacaactggttcttcctaagcGTATTAAAGATTACTCGCAAGTGCTCCCCGTGATCTTCCTGaatcttggagtatatcaggatgtcatctataaatacgatgatgaatcagtacagatacggccgaaacacctagtttatcagatccatgaacacggtgggtgcatttgtgagtccaaatgacatcaccaggaactcgtagtgcccaaatcTGGTTTTGAACGCTGTCTTCATCCctaacgcgcaactggtgatacctgaTTGCAAgtcgatctttgagaaatactgtgcccctttcaactgattgaACAGATTATCTATCCtgagcaaaggatacttgttcttcactatcacttggttcaacctgcgatagtcAATACACAAACGCAGTGAACCACctttcttctttacgaacaacacaggtgctccccaaggagacgcgctaggccgtatgaaacctgaTTCCAACAGGTCATCAATCCGTcttctcaattcctccatctcacatggaggcatgcgatatgtgggtaagaaaatgggtgtcgcaccaggcaaaaagtcaatagtaaagtcgatctcgcaccggggaggtaatccaggtatcgtctTAAATACTTTCCAGAAGTCCTGGACCACGGGCGTGTTTCTAAGTGTCGGATCATTACGATCTTTCAATAGGGCCGAATAACAAAGAACctggaaggggcaactgacctgaatgAGGAATGTGAAGGTCATGTTTTCGAGTCGGTGTGTCGTCACcagtcgggtctcgcagtcaatctcggccctcattttagtaagccaatccatgccgaggatgacatcgtaatggtatatcgtggtgacgatTAGGTTAATGCATATCgtcctgctccctaaatctatcaagcaaccctcacaaagcttagtggcatctgtaaaagttcctgctgctgcgataactctcaccccaaccataggggtcgtattcagccctaagtgCTTGATCGTAGAATAAGAtttcatcgaaatagtggacccagtgtccactaacagaaatatgggtgtaccttggatgtaaGCAGTGACcttgaaggctaaaggcactatagctgctgactcagacgcttcagctgcaagcgcatgtactcgTGCCTATTGAGTATGGTTCAGCTGCGGTGCTATAGGCCGTTAAGGCGGCCTAAATTGAGGTGTAggtggtgctgatcgtagaggtggagctgagatggcCTGAGGTAACTGACAATTGATTTTTTGAGGAGGCATGAAGCCaatgtccctcatcttggtgaaacagtAAGTGTCAGTATAGCTCGACCTCTTACAGTAAGTACATCACAAGTCTGCTCTCCTTAACTGAGTCAGTGGAGCCATAAGtctgggaggcgaatctgcacgtggcctattgccgaggaacggtctgctcagcaaatctggtcgaggcctcgGACCTACTAGTGCACGTGTACGGGATAGCCTGACCCCATCTTGCttacatgctcactagctcagcctAGTTGGTAATGCTAGCGTAACACATATTCGTAAGTATCTCAGGCCGTAAACCCTCAGAAAATTGCCACATTCGCATCAGCTCATTTGCTAGTATCAGAGGAGTGTATTTGGCCAGCTCTGTGAATCTATTCTCGTACTCTGccacggtcatccctccctgacggaggcgaaggaagtcACTCTCTTTCTCATTATGGTACGTGAGGGGAAAATGCTTCTCATGGAAATGggtctcaaaagcctcccatgtccatacatacaCAACAGGCACTGTCCGtaggacgctgtcccaccagagactgacctccttctcaaacatgtacgtAACCAGCTCGACCTGCTCTACCTCATTGCAGTgaagcggcttcagcatcttagagatgcagtcaagccaatacttggcctcctctggtctgtgagtacccacaaaagtgggaggtcggaagcactggaatcgctctaACAAGCCACTGGCATCAAGTTctcagcagggtgcacaggtggtgtaggTGGAACCACATTCTATTTTGGGCAAGGGCCCCGGCGATGGTGGTCTAAATCTTCTACTGTTGCTgctacataaggagcatcatctgctctaacctattaggaggaggagcCTGATGTATGTGGGGCAtcgacgaagatgcacggttctgctctgaAACCAGTGGTGCAGTAGGTGTTGGctcatttgtggggccagtggccggttgaACATCTAACATAGTGTCACTGtcagggcccaaactggggtccatgtggttatgcttaggggaggtgcctcgtCAAATGATccaccaagtgcaagacgtgttgtagttcgagtggatccttgacaccctagtttcccacctttgaattttacaagttttagtttaaccattcaccattattctctcataTTCACCTAATTTACATTACATCTTTGTCTAGTTccagttctagttacttttagaatacgtataaggttcagtccttgtggattcgacctcggtcttatcgagattattactacatcgtaaccctatacttggggtgtgaacaagtttttggtgccgttgcctgggattgacggttacatttttatgaaattaactagttttagaattaggttaagattatggttctttctgggttttttttttatatatataattttttaggatagggtttttctattttaattttttagaaactaacttaactttcctgttttgtaggattctgagatagactttctaaattggtaatctctttctaatttttctatttttctatttttaggataatggttttattttctatttttaggatctcttttctttttagaaattaactttttaatttaggtttagaactttcctaatttgtttttagaaact
Coding sequences:
- the LOC131217498 gene encoding uncharacterized protein LOC131217498 — translated: MLKPLHCNEVEQVELVTYMFEKEVSLWWDSVLRTVPVVYVWTWEAFETHFHEKHFPLTYHNEKESDFLRLRQGGMTVAEYENRFTELAKYTPLILANELMRMWQFSEGLRPEILTNMCYASITN